One region of Trichosurus vulpecula isolate mTriVul1 chromosome 1, mTriVul1.pri, whole genome shotgun sequence genomic DNA includes:
- the LOC118828201 gene encoding TLE family member 5-like, translated as MMFPQSRHSGSSHLPQQLKFTTSDSYDRIKDEFQLLQAQYHSLKLECDKLASEKSEMQRHYVMYYEMSYGLNIEMHKQAELVKRLNGICAQVLPYLSQEHQQQVLGAIERAKQVTAPELNSIIWQQLQALALPLTPLPVGLQPPSLPAVSAGTGLLSLSALGSQAHLSKEDKNGHDGDAHQDDDGDKSD; from the coding sequence ATGATGTTTCCACAAAGCAGGCACTCGGGCTCCTCACACCTGCCCCAGCAGCTAAAGTTCACAACCTCAGATTCCTATGACCGGATCAAAGATGAGTTTCAGCTCCTACAAGCACAGTACCACAGCTTGAAGCTGGAGTGTGACAAGCTGGCTAGCGAGAAGTCGGAGATGCAGCGTCACTACGTTATGTATTATGAGATGTCCTATGGCCTCAACATTGAAATGCACAAACAGGCTGAACTCGTCAAGAGGCTCAATGGAATTTGTGCTCAAGTCTTGCCCTACCTTTCACAAGAGCACCAACAGCAGGTCTTGGGGGCAATTGAGCGAGCCAAGCAGGTCACTGCTCCGGAGCTGAACTCCATCATCTGGCAGCAGCTCCAGGCCCTGGCCTTGCCCCTGACTCCGCTGCCTGTGGGCCTGCAGCCTCCGTCTCTGCCAGCTGTCAGCGCAGGCACTggccttctctccctttctgccctgGGCTCTCAGGCCCACCTCTCTAAGGAGGATAAGAATGGGCATGATGGGGATGCCCACCAGGACGACGATGGTGACAAGTCAGATTAG